A region from the Nitrospiraceae bacterium genome encodes:
- a CDS encoding DUF3391 domain-containing protein: MPFFKVEDIRELRVGTFVKLEGSWFSHPFPTNTFQIKSSDDLATIQALKSVVILQDPERSASFDVDVEDVPDENRRPLDHEESLSREEDAEAISDSTFDHPEDDEPLIKESSLSTILDRRQDYHEFQNHLRKIEGAYQKILGQGNELFRQLSDRRQSGRKTADAMITSIVTAIQHPNTAMSLIDVVNSNGATWGLSEHALNVCTLSLLIGRQLGLGVEELLELGRGSLFHDVGYRALPMNVRFSAVGMKIQSDPDLGPRHPEVGRQLMASFPDTSPAVLEMIERHHERLDGSGFPNGMRADGLSLSTKIIMVADHYDELCNAPDLQTSLTPHAALSRLFRHVVMKGESSRFCPEVVQALVQAIGVYPPGSLVELTDGFLGVVARINIHHPTRPTVLLYAPWICRNDGMLVNLSQEPELEIKRALHVKDIPLHALAYLSPRRMAMFVHATEPTTVASNSRPRQNAKANLKG; the protein is encoded by the coding sequence ATGCCGTTCTTTAAAGTTGAAGATATCCGGGAACTTCGCGTCGGGACGTTTGTCAAACTCGAAGGGTCCTGGTTCAGCCATCCTTTTCCCACGAATACCTTTCAAATCAAATCCTCTGATGATCTGGCGACCATTCAAGCTCTCAAAAGTGTCGTCATTCTCCAAGATCCGGAACGGTCGGCCTCGTTCGATGTTGATGTTGAGGATGTTCCGGATGAAAACCGACGGCCTCTGGATCATGAGGAGAGCCTCAGTAGGGAGGAAGACGCGGAGGCCATTTCCGATTCAACATTCGATCACCCGGAAGACGACGAACCACTGATAAAAGAATCTTCCCTATCCACAATTCTGGACCGGCGACAGGATTACCATGAATTTCAGAATCACCTGCGTAAGATTGAAGGGGCATATCAAAAAATCCTGGGGCAGGGTAATGAATTGTTCCGGCAACTGAGTGATCGCCGGCAGTCCGGACGGAAAACCGCGGATGCCATGATCACGAGTATTGTCACGGCCATACAACATCCCAACACGGCGATGTCGTTAATCGATGTGGTCAACAGTAACGGGGCCACGTGGGGCCTGTCCGAACATGCTCTTAACGTATGCACCCTCTCCCTTCTCATCGGCCGTCAGCTAGGTTTGGGAGTCGAGGAATTACTTGAGCTTGGGCGGGGATCGTTGTTCCACGATGTGGGTTATCGTGCGCTACCCATGAATGTCCGCTTTAGTGCGGTTGGTATGAAAATCCAATCGGATCCGGACTTGGGGCCACGACACCCGGAGGTCGGGCGACAGTTGATGGCCTCCTTCCCGGATACCAGTCCAGCTGTATTGGAAATGATTGAACGGCATCATGAACGACTGGATGGTTCGGGTTTCCCGAACGGTATGAGAGCGGACGGCCTTTCATTGTCGACAAAAATTATTATGGTCGCGGACCATTATGATGAACTTTGCAATGCTCCTGACCTACAAACGAGTCTCACCCCTCATGCCGCGTTGTCCCGACTCTTTCGTCATGTGGTTATGAAGGGAGAATCGTCCAGATTCTGTCCGGAGGTGGTGCAAGCCCTGGTGCAGGCCATTGGGGTCTATCCACCGGGGAGCCTGGTGGAATTAACGGACGGATTTCTCGGGGTCGTGGCACGGATCAATATTCATCACCCAACGAGACCGACGGTGTTATTATATGCCCCCTGGATCTGCCGAAACGATGGGATGTTGGTCAATTTGTCACAAGAGCCCGAGTTGGAAATCAAGCGGGCCCTCCATGTAAAAGATATACCTCTGCATGCCCTTGCGTACTTAAGCCCCCGTCGAATGGCGATGTTTGTGCATGCGACCGAACCTACCACTGTGGCGTCCAACAGCAGGCCGCGGCAAAATGCTAAAGCAAATCTTAAGGGGTAG
- a CDS encoding DUF3482 domain-containing protein, protein MTAFSSSITLSLIAHTNIGKTTLARTLLRRDVGKVLDQAHVTLQNEHFVLLETSDGSRLNLWDTPGFGNSHKLLGRLQGLTNPIGWVVSQVWDRLADKPFWCSQQAIRNVRDEADVVLYLVNATEDPSMAGYLQPELELLTWLNKPVIVLVNQTGLIDPQQQRQLESLWKQHWINQRVIKDVMSLDAFTRCWVQEGVLWDHVTQVLPSEKRHTMQKLGKAWYAIHRQIFDTSMTRLSQLLIETALDGEYLPPEPTGLSKKPQIKHAIQALDHRLAQRISDVTVNLIELHGLTGDVAHTLKSRIEDVTVPGEKKPWEEETFWGAVASGAAAGLASDLATGGLSHGAFTIGGAILGAFAERTYAKSQGTGDPNRISWVPAFLDRQTRDALLRYLAVTHCGRGRGDYTDPREFPVFWQRAAENVLEQQKDALHQVWKLARSPLPTPAITDHLQDKLVLLLSRMSQEILGKFYPEAKGWLEKSPG, encoded by the coding sequence ATGACCGCTTTTTCTTCTTCTATCACGCTTTCCCTCATTGCCCATACCAATATCGGAAAGACCACCTTAGCCCGAACTCTATTGCGTCGCGACGTCGGAAAGGTGCTTGATCAGGCCCATGTCACGCTTCAAAATGAACACTTTGTATTGCTGGAGACTTCTGATGGTTCCCGACTCAACCTGTGGGATACCCCGGGCTTTGGAAATAGCCACAAGCTCCTGGGTCGTCTTCAAGGACTCACCAACCCGATTGGGTGGGTGGTGTCTCAAGTCTGGGACCGTCTAGCAGACAAACCGTTTTGGTGCAGTCAGCAAGCGATCCGGAATGTCAGGGATGAAGCTGACGTGGTGTTATACCTCGTCAATGCAACAGAAGACCCATCCATGGCGGGCTATCTTCAACCTGAACTCGAGCTCCTCACTTGGCTGAACAAACCCGTCATCGTGTTAGTGAATCAAACCGGACTGATTGATCCACAACAACAGCGACAATTGGAATCCCTTTGGAAGCAACACTGGATCAATCAACGTGTCATTAAAGACGTGATGAGCCTGGATGCCTTTACGCGTTGCTGGGTTCAGGAAGGTGTGTTATGGGATCACGTCACTCAGGTCCTGCCATCGGAAAAACGCCACACGATGCAAAAATTAGGAAAGGCCTGGTATGCCATCCACCGGCAGATTTTTGATACATCTATGACCCGTCTCTCTCAACTCTTGATCGAGACCGCCTTGGATGGAGAATACCTTCCTCCAGAGCCGACGGGGCTCTCAAAAAAACCGCAAATCAAACATGCGATTCAGGCCCTGGACCATCGTTTAGCACAGCGCATTTCAGACGTCACTGTAAATCTTATCGAGTTACATGGATTAACCGGCGATGTCGCGCACACACTCAAATCCAGGATCGAAGATGTAACCGTGCCGGGTGAAAAAAAACCGTGGGAAGAAGAAACGTTCTGGGGAGCAGTGGCCAGTGGCGCAGCAGCCGGATTGGCCTCGGACTTGGCTACCGGAGGACTCTCTCATGGCGCGTTTACCATTGGAGGAGCGATCCTTGGAGCATTCGCTGAACGAACCTATGCCAAAAGTCAGGGAACAGGCGATCCCAATCGGATTTCCTGGGTCCCTGCCTTTCTTGACCGACAAACGCGGGATGCATTGTTACGCTATTTAGCGGTAACCCATTGCGGGAGGGGACGGGGAGATTACACCGACCCCAGAGAGTTTCCCGTTTTTTGGCAACGCGCCGCCGAAAACGTTCTTGAACAGCAAAAGGACGCCTTACACCAAGTGTGGAAACTGGCCCGATCGCCGCTACCCACACCAGCAATTACGGATCACCTCCAGGACAAACTCGTGCTTTTACTCTCAAGGATGAGTCAGGAAATTTTAGGTAAATTTTACCCCGAAGCCAAAGGTTGGTTAGAAAAATCTCCGGGCTAG
- a CDS encoding DUF2868 domain-containing protein: MAPDMNFKQVSRILLIQALEQSDPQGRYISHSTRQRATQHAKKAAPDEPSSSVKNSIQFFTDRTESLWNFLSTSYPMITESFRGAQATIPYTIVAIPAFAAGLFINGLGTTQRVNLLNFPLLILLLWNMGTYTGTILPPLLGKDLTGPLLRQLAKGFATVTEWLGKGPWPKMALPDDSVKEWILQSSERFMNLWWRHWHPVIISRVRHLLHIGSACLALGIILSMYVRGLVLDYQATWESTFLSATQVHTVLNGLLGPAAWILGFPFPPAEDLAHLQAPGHGSAAPWIHMWALTAFIGIVIPRMTLAWLSARFARKAVQSFMLPLDEPYYLQLLSTERGQGIQIDIVPYSYQPSPAALDCLGECLLDLIGNQATLHWRDPLPYGQTSVPRLQTTSSPQTVVLICNVAQTPEAEVHGEIFHMLQASIKSCNGQHHLLLVLDLEPYQHLADQTQMKGRQQTWQRLANDHHLQIVAFHAKDTSRDQLLEKAQAALWPPKGVMT, encoded by the coding sequence ATGGCTCCAGATATGAATTTCAAGCAGGTATCAAGAATTCTGTTAATCCAGGCGCTGGAACAATCGGACCCTCAAGGACGATACATCTCACACTCCACCAGACAGCGAGCCACCCAACACGCAAAAAAAGCTGCGCCCGACGAACCATCCTCGTCAGTAAAAAACTCTATCCAATTTTTCACTGATCGGACGGAATCTCTCTGGAACTTTCTCTCCACTTCTTACCCCATGATCACGGAATCGTTTCGAGGCGCTCAGGCTACAATTCCCTATACCATCGTGGCGATACCGGCCTTTGCAGCCGGCCTGTTTATCAATGGGCTGGGAACGACCCAACGAGTCAATCTCTTAAACTTTCCCCTCTTGATTTTGCTTTTGTGGAACATGGGGACCTATACGGGTACCATTCTGCCACCGCTTCTGGGAAAAGACCTAACCGGTCCACTTCTCCGTCAACTGGCCAAAGGATTTGCCACCGTGACGGAATGGTTGGGGAAAGGACCGTGGCCAAAAATGGCCTTACCTGATGATTCGGTCAAAGAATGGATTCTTCAATCTTCCGAACGATTTATGAACCTGTGGTGGAGGCATTGGCACCCCGTCATTATCAGTCGGGTTCGTCATCTACTGCATATTGGATCAGCCTGTCTGGCACTAGGCATCATCCTTAGTATGTATGTCCGTGGACTGGTTTTAGATTATCAGGCCACGTGGGAAAGCACCTTCTTATCAGCAACACAGGTGCATACGGTCTTAAACGGTCTCTTGGGTCCAGCAGCCTGGATCCTGGGTTTTCCCTTTCCACCAGCCGAAGACCTTGCACATCTTCAAGCTCCCGGCCATGGATCTGCTGCTCCATGGATTCATATGTGGGCACTGACGGCCTTTATAGGAATCGTCATCCCTCGGATGACCCTAGCCTGGCTATCCGCACGCTTCGCACGTAAAGCCGTGCAATCCTTCATGCTCCCTCTGGATGAGCCGTATTACCTTCAGCTACTGAGTACTGAACGCGGACAGGGAATCCAAATTGACATTGTGCCGTATAGCTATCAACCTTCTCCGGCCGCTTTAGACTGCTTGGGAGAATGCCTTCTGGATCTCATTGGCAATCAGGCCACCTTGCATTGGAGAGATCCGCTTCCTTATGGACAGACAAGCGTTCCCCGGCTGCAGACAACCTCCTCACCTCAAACGGTGGTTCTTATCTGTAATGTGGCGCAAACCCCGGAAGCTGAGGTGCATGGGGAAATCTTTCATATGCTTCAAGCCTCAATTAAATCCTGTAACGGACAACATCACTTACTCCTTGTTCTGGACCTGGAGCCCTATCAGCACCTCGCCGATCAGACACAAATGAAAGGACGTCAACAAACCTGGCAACGACTCGCCAACGACCACCATCTGCAAATCGTGGCCTTCCATGCCAAAGATACATCCCGCGACCAGCTTCTTGAGAAGGCCCAGGCTGCTCTGTGGCCTCCCAAAGGTGTGATGACATGA